The DNA segment TTCCCGGGGTGGCGTGTCGCGCGGGTCTCCCCGGCGGGCGGCGCTGCCCGGGTGGGCAGGGTCAGCCGGTGCGGCTCCCGGCCGGCTGGTCGGGCACGAAGACGGGTGCGTGCCGGCGCCAGGGCAGCCGGCGCTCCACCTCCCCGGCCAGCCAGAGTAGCCGCGTCTCGGACCCGGCCGCGCCGACGAGCTGGACCGAGCTGGGCAGGCCCTCCCGGCCCGGGCCGGCCGGCAGCACGAGGGCCGGCAGCCCGGCCAGGTTCCAGGCCGATGCCCACGGCGCCCAGCGCGCGTTGGCCGCGATGTTGGCCGCGAAGCCGCGCTCGTGCCAGGGCCGGGCGGGCAGCGGCGGCCCGGTGACGACCGGCGTGAGCAGCACGTCGACGTCGGTGAAGAAGTCGGCCATCCGCGCCCGGAACGCCGCCGCGGTGCCCGGCCGCACCAGCCCGGCGCGGCGCACCCAGCGGCCGAGCCGGGCGTGGGTGCGGCTGCGCGGCTCCATCGCCGCCGGGTCCAGGCCCAGCGCCTCGGCATCGGAATCGGCCCCGGCCAGCCACCGGGCGACGGTGCCGAACGCGGCGGCCGGGGTGACCACCGGGTCCTTGCGCAGCACCGTGTGCCCGGCCGCCCGCAGCTCGGCGACCACCGCGTCGACGGCGGCCCGGCCGGCGGCGTCCAGCCGGACCCCGGGCACCGGCGACCGGGTCGAGACGGCGATCCGCAGCGGGGCGGCGGGTGCCTCCGGCTCGGCTGTCGGCCGGCCGGCGACGACGGCCAGGCCGACCGCGAGGTCGGCGGCGGTGGTCGCCAGGACGCCGTTCTCCGCCATCCCGGACCACGCGTCGGCGCCCACCGGGCCGGGCACCACACCGCGACCCGGTTTCAGCGTGACCAGCCCGCAGGCCGCCGCGGGCAGCCGCAGCGAGCCCATCCCGTCGTTGCCGTGGGCGAGCGGCACCACTCCGGCGGCGACCGCGGCCGCGCTGCCGCCGGAGGACCCCCCGGCGGAGCGCGCCGTGTCCCAGGGGTTGCGGGTGACCGTGCCGGGACCGTCGGTGGCGCCGTAGAGGCACAGCTCGGGGACCCGGGTGATGCCGACGACGACCGCGCCGGCGGCCCGGAGCCGGGCGACGACGGGGTGGTCGGCGGTGGCCGGGTCGGGCGTGTGGGCCCGGGAGCCGTCGGTGGCGACCTCGCCGGTGACCGCGACGTTGTCCTTGACCGCGACCGGCACGCCGGCGAGCGGCAGCTCCCCCCGCCTGCGGGGAGGCGTCGACGGCGGCCGCCTCGGCGAGCGCGGCGGCGGTGCGCACCACCCGGAAGGCGCCGATCCGCGGCTCGACGTCGGCGAGGTGGGCGAGGTGGGCGCGGACCACCTCGACGGCGGACAGCTCACCCGACCGGACCCGGGCGGCGATCTCGGTGGCCGGCAGCCCGACGAGGGACCGGTCGGCGACCTCGGGGTCCGGCGCCCGGCCTGCACTAGCGTCCATGCGGTCGAACCTAACCGGGGTCACCGACAGTCTCAGATCGGAGCGCGATGAGCGGGCAGCCGTACACCGGGGACGTGCAGGTCGGCGGGCCGGCCGACGTCCGGGAGCTCCCCGGGCTGACCATCACCAAGCTGGCCGTCAGCGAGATGGCGAACAACGCCTACCTGCTCACCTCCCCCGCCACCGGGGAGTCGCTGCTGGTCGACGCCGCGGCCGAACCGGCGGCGCTGCTGGAGCTGGTCGCCGGTGCCGACGTGCGCACCGTGGTGACCACGCACGGGCACTGGGACCACCACCGCGCGCTCCCCCAGGTGGTCGAGGCGACCGGGGCGGAGACCGTCGCGCACCCCGCCGACGCGGCCGACCTGCCCGTCCCGGTGACCCACCCGGTCGAGCACGGCGACACGGTCGCCGTCGGGGACCAGGTGCTGGAGGTGGTGCACCTGCGCGGGCACACGCCCGGCAGCATCACGCTGGTCTGGCGGGGGCCCGAGGGCGCCGGCACCCACGTCTGGACCGGGGACAGCCTCTTCCCGGGGGGCCCTGGGAGGACAACGAGCCCGACCGACTTCACATCGCTGATGGACGACCTGGAGGAGCGGATCTTCGAACGGTTCGACGACTCGACGTGGATCTATCCCGGCCATGGCAAGGACAGCACGCTCGGGACCGAGCGCCCTCACCTCGGTGAGTGGCGCGCTCGCGGTTGGTGATCACGTGACCTTCGGGGCCGACGAGATGGAGTTCCTGCGCTCCCATGGGATCGCTCGGCTGGCGACGTTGGGGGAGGACGATCAGCCCGACGTCGTACCGGTCGCCTGCGAGTTCGACGGTGCGTACTTCTGGGTCGGCGGCTCTGGTGAGAGCGTCCTGAGGACCCGCAAGGTCAGCAACGTGCGAGCCGGACGTCGCAAGGTCGCGCTGGTGGTGGATGACCTGCCGTCCTTCGACCCGTTCGTCGCGCGCGGGATCAGGGTCTACGGCGTGGCCGACGGTCCCGTGGAGCGGGTCGGGATGGTGGGTCCAGGTCTGTATCTGCGCATCACCCCGCATGTCTCCTGGAGCTGGAACATGGCCGGCGAGCCGGTCGGCGCAACCTGGTACGAGACGCGACGGGCGGTTCACGACGGCTCCGGGAGCGGCGCGGACGATCTCAGTTGACTGCGTCGACCCTCTTTCCCGGCGGCCTGGGCAAGACCCGGTCGCCGAACGACTCCACCAGCCTGATCAGCGACGTCGAGCAGCGGCTGTTCGGCACGCTGCCCGACGACACCCGGGTCCATCCCGGCCCGGCAGGGACACGACGCTGGGCGCCCAGCGCCCCCCACCTCGGGAGTGGAGCAAGCGCGGCTGGTGACCCCGTGCAGGCGGCCAGGGACGATCGGCACAGCTCCACGACGATGGTGGTCGTGACGTCGATGTCCCCGACGACGGTGCCCGTGCCCTCGATGCGGATGAAGTGCTCCCCCGGGGGCAGCGGGTGCAGCAGGGCAACCCAGCCGTGCCCGACCGAGAGCGCGTGGGGGCCTGTTGCCTGGTGAGCACCGCGCCCGTTCCCCGGCGGGGTCGGAAACACCCAGCAGGACGCCGCCCGGTTCGCCAGCCTGATCGACGACGTGGAGGCCCGGCTGTTCGGCGAGCTCCCGGACGACACCTGGGTGTACCCCGGGCACGGGAAGGACACGACGCTCGGCGCCGAGCGGCCGCACCTGGCGGAGTGGCGCGAGCGCGGCTGGTAGCCGGTCGCGGGTCTGCGGTCGCCGGTTCGATCGCGCACGACCGGGTAGATGTCGATCGATGCCGTCCGGCGTCCGTCGCGGCCCGACGGCCGCGGCCCGACCGACCCCAGGAGACACCCGTGTCCATGACGAGCAACGACGCCGCCACCGGCGGCCGGGACATCAAGGCCCACGAGACCACCAGCTTCGCCGACCTCGGCAAGGAGATGTGGTCCTACCTCACCGGCAAGGGCGCGGCGATCAACTACCAGTTCGTCGACATGGTGGTCGAGGTGCCGCGGGAGACCGGCTCGGACGCCCCCCGCGCGACCTGGAAGCTGAACGGCACGCTGCGGATCACCACCGCCGAGAACGCCAGCAACGGATGACCGCGGAGGTGACCCGCCTCGACGTGACCGCCGACCTGTCCCTGGAGGTCGACGGCGCGCCCGTGCGGGTCACCGCCCAGGGCGGTGAGCTGGACGTGGTCGCCGACGACGTCCGCGGCTTCGTGCTCGCCCTCCGGGCGGCGGCCACCGCGCGGGCCGGCGTCGCGCCGGGCCGGGCCGACGTCGGCGACCTGGCCGACGCCCTGGCCGGCGCCGGGCTCACCGCCCGGCTGCGCTCCCCGGCCCAGGACGTCGTCACCGTCGGCGCGGGCGTCGACTCCGCCCTCGGCGGTCTGCTGCTGGGCACCCGGCTGGCCCGGCCCGACGCGCTCGGCATCGTGCGGGCCAGCGTCCGGGCGCGCGCCGTCGAGGCGACGGCGGCCGGCGCGCTGCTGCTCGTCGGCCTCGCCGTGCTCCGCCGCCGGGCCGGTCGCTAGGACTCGTCCTCGAACAGCTCGACCAGCTCGTCCGCCGTCCCGGCCACGTGCAGCGGCACGACCGACACCGACCAGTCGGGACGGCGGTCGTCGAGGTCGACGGCCAGGTCCCAGGCGGCGCGTGCGGTGAGCGGGCCGAAGCACGCGTCGTCGCCGTCCTCGCTGACCGCGATCTCGACCAGCCAGGTGTCGGACAGGTCGGCGGCGAGCTCGGCGAAGTCGGGCTCGCTCTCCTCGTCGGGCTCGGGAGAGTCGGCCTGGACGGGGTAGATGAGCGCCATCCGTGCACGCTAGGCCCACCGCCGGGCTGCGGGAACGGCGGCGCTCCCGCCTTCCCGCCGGTGATCGGGTCAGAGCTGGATGCCGCGGGTCAGCGCACCGTCGACCACCAGGTTCGTGCCCGAGATGCGGCTCGCGACCGGGCTGCTCAGGAAGACGACCGCCCGGGCCGTCTCCTCCGGCGTGCCCATCTGCCCGGTCGGGTTGAGGCCGAGCGCCGTGCTGAACAGGTCGGCGTCGCCCTGCTCGATCTGCTGCCAGACACCACCGGCGAAGTAGGTGTTGCCCGGGGAGACGACGTTGGCCCGCACCCGGCCGGCCAGCTGGAGCGCCAGCCCGGAGACGTACCCGACGATGGCCGTCTTCATCGTCCCGTACGGGCCGGAGGCGAAGTCGGCCTCCCGCCCGGAGACGCTGGAGATCGCCACGACCGACCCGTTCCCGCTGGCCTCCAGGTGCGGCAGGGCGGCCGTCACCAGCCGCACGGTGTGCATGAGGTCGACCTCGAACGAGGTGTACCAGTTCTCCTCGGTGTCCGGGATGGCGAGCGCGCTGATGTTCGCCACCACGGCGTCGACGCCGCCGAGCCGACCGGCCGCCGCCGCCACCCAGGCGGTCAGCGCCGCGCCGTCGCGGACGTCGAGCTGCCCGCCGCGCACCCCGCCGCCCCGGCCGGCCAGCGCCTCCTCGGTCGCCTCGATCTCGCCGGCGTCGCGGGCGCAGAACTCGACGGCGGCGCCCTCGTCGGCGAACGCCTCGACGATCGCGCGGCCGATGCCGCGGGTCCCACCGGTGACGAGCACGCGGGAGCCGGTCAGCTGCAGGTCCATGGTGGGTCCGAT comes from the Modestobacter italicus genome and includes:
- a CDS encoding amidase, yielding MPVAVKDNVAVTGEVATDGSRAHTPDPATADHPVVARLRAAGAVVVGITRVPELCLYGATDGPGTVTRNPWDTARSAGGSSGGSAAAVAAGVVPLAHGNDGMGSLRLPAAACGLVTLKPGRGVVPGPVGADAWSGMAENGVLATTAADLAVGLAVVAGRPTAEPEAPAAPLRIAVSTRSPVPGVRLDAAGRAAVDAVVAELRAAGHTVLRKDPVVTPAAAFGTVARWLAGADSDAEALGLDPAAMEPRSRTHARLGRWVRRAGLVRPGTAAAFRARMADFFTDVDVLLTPVVTGPPLPARPWHERGFAANIAANARWAPWASAWNLAGLPALVLPAGPGREGLPSSVQLVGAAGSETRLLWLAGEVERRLPWRRHAPVFVPDQPAGSRTG
- a CDS encoding MBL fold metallo-hydrolase, whose amino-acid sequence is MSGQPYTGDVQVGGPADVRELPGLTITKLAVSEMANNAYLLTSPATGESLLVDAAAEPAALLELVAGADVRTVVTTHGHWDHHRALPQVVEATGAETVAHPADAADLPVPVTHPVEHGDTVAVGDQVLEVVHLRGHTPGSITLVWRGPEGAGTHVWTGDSLFPGGPGRTTSPTDFTSLMDDLEERIFERFDDSTWIYPGHGKDSTLGTERPHLGEWRARGW
- a CDS encoding PPOX class F420-dependent oxidoreductase, whose translation is MTFGADEMEFLRSHGIARLATLGEDDQPDVVPVACEFDGAYFWVGGSGESVLRTRKVSNVRAGRRKVALVVDDLPSFDPFVARGIRVYGVADGPVERVGMVGPGLYLRITPHVSWSWNMAGEPVGATWYETRRAVHDGSGSGADDLS
- a CDS encoding SDR family NAD(P)-dependent oxidoreductase encodes the protein MDLQLTGSRVLVTGGTRGIGRAIVEAFADEGAAVEFCARDAGEIEATEEALAGRGGGVRGGQLDVRDGAALTAWVAAAAGRLGGVDAVVANISALAIPDTEENWYTSFEVDLMHTVRLVTAALPHLEASGNGSVVAISSVSGREADFASGPYGTMKTAIVGYVSGLALQLAGRVRANVVSPGNTYFAGGVWQQIEQGDADLFSTALGLNPTGQMGTPEETARAVVFLSSPVASRISGTNLVVDGALTRGIQL